One stretch of Deltaproteobacteria bacterium DNA includes these proteins:
- a CDS encoding CHASE2 domain-containing protein — translation MSLLHPTEHHLQKSNVSWRWFALASLVWLGVVIGMQESAVGGYFESRLARPFDFRVRHMLGKSVQITDRLKVYAVDDSTVGQVGATMLTLDKWAEVLNLIVGNRPAAVFIDQMFTLAVDQSGKFRAALDHARASGVDVGVGAFFTPFPIKYREKLEYDRSEYSLAKMLGQEAGSVVSDDLLPSLADRRSWFGFGPANVLRPSLSYIGHLIYTDDGLVAPLVRLSQDAALGHMSIYAAKERKIVDGRFYLNNHLVPLNGEGQVVVNLPHPLQIASKTKSMLGLVNLAEEGRPSSIIQPGDVVILLPLMFTGNVDFHETPFGNLPGGYLQVAMFNSVLTGAWLKPLMGGVALTMIFTLIGGLLGMYLFATPFWMVFIIFFSAIVAVSQYLFSAHNIVVPWIFPLLGFVGNAITIFAEKTRIFERRTEGLRRALEGAVAPGELQNLLKTPDAISFEARERVVTLMFIDVVGFSRLAENMMPRIAFEQLKLMLSALGQAVHEFGGVIDKTLGDGLLCYFGYRFDADVSSPDHAEKALRCAMKIQADNVKHNIDAANAGDPVYPLRIGINTASCYLGDLGSQNRIDFTVVGNGVNFAKRLEGACEMHSVLVGATTYDLVKNGPFPAAAVSKRQIRIKHHSELVEAYEYDPLYDKPDLRRVAIEGFRKSANINRNDRRWPVNDPDRITVSCDFGSAELINFSYTGFSIKLKKLLVRGTRMAISLDSPTGKLQDLLAKEGMRLLHGEVRWGYAEGTDFVHGVFISNLSTRQSEMLVQYLCEFAFSWDQERDKGDHKAS, via the coding sequence TGTGAGGCATATGCTCGGTAAATCGGTGCAAATAACCGATCGCCTCAAAGTGTATGCAGTCGACGACTCCACTGTAGGGCAGGTTGGTGCGACTATGCTTACGCTCGATAAATGGGCGGAAGTTTTAAACTTAATCGTAGGTAATCGTCCAGCGGCTGTATTTATTGACCAGATGTTCACCTTGGCCGTCGATCAGAGTGGCAAGTTTCGCGCTGCTCTCGACCATGCCCGCGCTAGCGGCGTGGACGTGGGCGTAGGTGCGTTCTTCACACCTTTCCCGATTAAATACCGCGAGAAGCTGGAGTACGACCGGAGCGAGTATTCGTTGGCAAAAATGCTGGGACAAGAGGCGGGGAGTGTAGTCAGTGACGACCTGCTGCCGTCGTTGGCAGATCGGCGCAGCTGGTTCGGCTTCGGCCCAGCTAACGTGCTGCGACCGTCGCTTAGTTACATTGGGCACTTGATTTATACCGACGATGGTTTAGTGGCGCCGCTTGTGCGCCTAAGCCAAGATGCTGCGTTAGGGCATATGTCTATTTATGCTGCCAAGGAGCGCAAGATTGTCGACGGCCGATTCTACCTCAACAATCATTTGGTACCTCTCAATGGTGAGGGGCAAGTGGTCGTCAATTTACCGCATCCGCTGCAAATTGCCTCCAAGACAAAGTCCATGCTAGGTCTAGTGAACCTTGCAGAAGAGGGGCGTCCCTCGTCGATCATTCAGCCCGGTGATGTAGTGATCCTACTGCCGCTCATGTTTACCGGAAACGTTGATTTTCATGAGACACCTTTTGGAAACTTGCCAGGGGGCTACCTACAAGTAGCTATGTTTAACAGTGTACTCACCGGCGCATGGTTGAAACCGCTGATGGGAGGTGTCGCTCTTACTATGATCTTCACTTTGATTGGCGGTTTGTTGGGTATGTACCTGTTCGCCACACCATTCTGGATGGTGTTCATAATCTTCTTTAGTGCCATCGTTGCGGTCAGCCAGTATCTCTTTTCTGCTCACAACATTGTCGTCCCGTGGATTTTTCCGCTACTCGGGTTTGTCGGTAACGCGATTACTATTTTTGCGGAAAAAACGCGTATTTTTGAACGACGTACCGAAGGTCTACGGCGTGCTCTCGAGGGCGCCGTGGCGCCAGGTGAACTGCAAAATCTGCTAAAGACACCGGATGCTATTTCGTTCGAGGCGCGGGAGCGTGTCGTGACGCTTATGTTTATCGATGTCGTTGGTTTTTCGCGCCTGGCCGAGAATATGATGCCACGGATCGCGTTTGAGCAGTTGAAGCTGATGCTATCGGCATTAGGGCAGGCCGTGCATGAGTTTGGCGGAGTGATCGATAAGACCTTGGGCGACGGATTGCTGTGTTATTTTGGTTACCGGTTCGACGCCGATGTCAGCTCGCCAGACCATGCGGAAAAGGCCTTGCGCTGTGCCATGAAGATCCAGGCCGATAACGTAAAGCATAATATCGATGCTGCCAACGCTGGCGATCCAGTTTATCCCCTGCGTATCGGCATCAATACAGCATCGTGCTACCTAGGTGACCTTGGGTCACAAAATCGCATCGACTTCACGGTGGTTGGTAACGGTGTTAACTTCGCCAAACGTCTTGAAGGTGCGTGCGAGATGCACTCGGTGCTGGTTGGGGCTACTACGTATGATCTGGTCAAAAACGGCCCATTTCCAGCTGCCGCTGTAAGCAAACGGCAAATTCGCATCAAACATCACTCGGAGCTGGTAGAGGCCTACGAATACGATCCACTTTATGACAAGCCTGATTTGCGCCGCGTAGCGATCGAGGGCTTTCGCAAATCCGCCAACATCAACCGTAACGACAGACGCTGGCCGGTCAACGATCCCGATCGTATCACCGTTAGCTGCGACTTTGGATCAGCCGAGCTCATCAACTTCTCCTATACGGGCTTCAGCATTAAGCTTAAAAAATTATTGGTTCGAGGCACACGCATGGCAATCAGCCTCGATAGTCCAACTGGGAAGCTGCAAGATCTCTTGGCCAAAGAGGGGATGCGCCTTCTCCACGGGGAGGTGCGGTGGGGGTATGCCGAGGGTACCGACTTTGTGCATGGCGTATTTATCTCAAATCTGAGCACGAGGCAGAGTGAGATGCTCGTGCAATATCTTTGTGAGTTTGCTTTTAGTTGGGATCAGGAGCGGGATAAGGGAGACCACAAAGCCTCATGA
- a CDS encoding fibronectin type III domain-containing protein: MLRSGSYLMLVGIALSGQLALAQFGFNVSTFFKTQIPTAPSSLSATAISGSQINLSWTDNSSNESGFKIDGSPNGATGWATITTTAANTVSYSHTGLTSSTTYYYRVYAYNGAGSSTLSNVANATTPCVAVHGSLAYSSSGSFTVPTCITSVTAEVWGGGGAGGSAKYAIGAAGGGGGGYARKVLNVTPGQVIGFTVGGGGVNGRGTGNNTSGGASSCDTMYAGGGTGGQDDPYEVGGHGGSASGGSVNQPGAEGIIGGGSGTGGLSGSGTSSPGGGGDGGGPNCVCDGAGGAAGQVKFTY, from the coding sequence ATGTTGCGCAGTGGCTCATATTTGATGCTGGTCGGTATAGCATTGAGCGGGCAGTTGGCACTCGCACAATTCGGATTTAATGTAAGCACGTTTTTTAAAACGCAGATACCAACCGCTCCGAGCAGTTTGAGTGCTACTGCCATTTCCGGTAGTCAGATCAATCTAAGCTGGACCGACAACTCGTCCAACGAGAGTGGTTTCAAGATTGACGGCAGCCCCAACGGTGCGACAGGATGGGCCACAATCACGACGACCGCTGCAAATACAGTTTCCTATTCCCACACTGGTCTCACGTCGTCTACTACCTATTATTATCGTGTTTATGCGTACAACGGCGCCGGTTCGAGCACATTAAGTAACGTCGCCAATGCAACCACGCCCTGTGTTGCTGTGCATGGATCTCTTGCGTACAGTTCAAGTGGCTCGTTTACGGTACCTACCTGCATCACGTCGGTAACCGCCGAAGTTTGGGGCGGTGGCGGTGCCGGCGGATCAGCGAAATACGCTATAGGCGCCGCCGGTGGTGGGGGGGGCGGTTATGCTCGCAAGGTCCTGAACGTGACTCCGGGGCAAGTTATCGGTTTTACGGTCGGTGGTGGTGGTGTCAATGGCCGCGGTACTGGTAACAACACCTCCGGCGGCGCAAGCTCCTGTGACACCATGTATGCGGGCGGAGGCACTGGCGGTCAGGATGATCCGTACGAAGTCGGAGGCCATGGCGGCAGCGCCTCGGGAGGGTCTGTAAATCAGCCAGGGGCTGAGGGTATAATCGGTGGGGGCAGCGGTACCGGTGGCTTAAGCGGAAGCGGAACCTCATCGCCCGGTGGCGGCGGTGATGGCGGCGGTCCCAATTGCGTTTGTGATGGTGCCGGCGGCGCTGCTGGTCAGGTAAAGTTTACTTACTAA
- a CDS encoding BrnT family toxin has protein sequence MPPLPQFRVSVFDDIFDRLFVEDSSDEVRFILVGLSLHSGVLVVVNCHRDEDSVIRIISARKATNREGNFYLLDCVKHNRKISLEWVA, from the coding sequence ATGCCGCCGTTGCCGCAATTCCGAGTTTCAGTATTTGATGATATATTTGACCGCTTATTTGTCGAGGATTCTTCGGATGAAGTGCGATTTATCCTAGTCGGATTGAGTTTGCATTCTGGTGTCTTAGTGGTTGTCAACTGCCATCGCGACGAAGACTCAGTCATCCGCATTATTTCCGCTCGGAAAGCCACCAACCGTGAAGGGAATTTCTATTTGCTCGATTGTGTGAAGCATAACAGAAAAATTTCATTGGAGTGGGTAGCGTAA
- a CDS encoding glycosyltransferase: MDHSSWLVPAGGLVLFAMRLLPWRQLFRAKVTPPEPSVWPRVTVIVPARNEEAHLPRLLSSLAVLDYPDYEVIVIDDRSTDGTAAIAATFDRVKVVAGVDRPEHRRWGGKQWACHQGAAVATGDILLFTDADTEHYPDSVRRAVAQLLSSGAGLLSALPYHANPSLWEQLLGPFQLLIIALTAPFAPPRPRRLFVIGQYLMFRREAYLAIGGHEAVAGDFAEDLPLANLMVASGHLIHVYRGPNLFSVRMYASITEFVRGWRRNFRSGFIYASPLAGLWATWMIIGITGGMRADLGGLVVMGLGGLFIAWRQRALGRFRLIGAWLWPLSIGLFTWATLLAISDLVLRRDMVWKGRAYGAGGR; encoded by the coding sequence ATGGATCACTCATCTTGGCTAGTGCCGGCAGGCGGGCTAGTCTTATTCGCGATGCGGCTACTGCCGTGGCGTCAGCTATTTCGTGCAAAAGTAACCCCGCCAGAGCCTAGTGTCTGGCCGCGCGTTACAGTGATCGTGCCAGCGAGAAACGAAGAGGCGCATTTACCGCGTCTGCTCAGCTCGCTGGCGGTGCTGGACTACCCTGATTACGAAGTGATCGTCATTGATGACCGCTCGACGGACGGGACTGCCGCTATTGCGGCGACCTTTGACCGTGTCAAAGTGGTGGCGGGTGTGGACCGGCCAGAGCACCGCCGGTGGGGCGGTAAGCAGTGGGCCTGCCACCAGGGGGCGGCGGTAGCCACTGGAGACATATTGCTCTTCACCGATGCTGATACGGAGCACTATCCGGACAGTGTGAGGCGTGCGGTTGCGCAATTACTAAGTAGCGGTGCTGGGCTGCTGTCTGCCCTGCCGTATCACGCCAACCCAAGCCTTTGGGAGCAACTCCTGGGCCCCTTTCAGCTACTGATCATTGCGTTGACGGCGCCATTTGCGCCGCCGCGTCCAAGGCGTCTCTTTGTCATTGGTCAATATCTGATGTTTAGGCGTGAGGCTTACCTGGCCATAGGTGGTCACGAAGCTGTCGCCGGTGATTTCGCCGAGGATCTACCGCTAGCGAACTTAATGGTTGCAAGTGGTCATCTTATTCATGTTTACCGTGGGCCAAATCTATTTAGCGTGCGCATGTATGCCAGTATCACAGAATTCGTCCGCGGGTGGCGGCGTAATTTTCGCTCCGGATTTATCTATGCATCGCCTCTCGCTGGTCTTTGGGCAACATGGATGATCATTGGGATTACTGGCGGCATGAGGGCTGACCTCGGTGGCTTAGTAGTGATGGGACTGGGTGGTCTCTTTATCGCCTGGAGGCAGCGCGCGTTGGGGCGGTTTCGTCTGATCGGAGCGTGGCTATGGCCTCTATCGATCGGTCTATTCACCTGGGCGACGCTACTCGCTATAAGCGACCTCGTGCTTAGGCGCGATATGGTGTGGAAGGGGCGGGCTTATGGGGCTGGGGGGCGTTGA